The proteins below come from a single Zea mays cultivar B73 chromosome 8, Zm-B73-REFERENCE-NAM-5.0, whole genome shotgun sequence genomic window:
- the LOC100274065 gene encoding uncharacterized protein LOC100274065 produces MPACGRTAVTPAGATPALLRVLSLDLSPQCGNPRLGLLGDFRWCSSDVGALKVGVAGLVGRRTTGGLRRKLCLVGTRRAATTFRLRFSFLKAQPRRPLVCVFVGVVEALCHSAWLGGVGAIVALGVCFLPEFGVVDLCSWRRIGAASCGVCEAWQRWRAVILFLASVSGFRRRRVALAVCGSSWGVGAARPLCLSLATMTLDVFVCVRLLLSRWFVRAFTGFSTVRPV; encoded by the coding sequence ATGCCCGCTTGCGGGCGGACAGCGGTGACGCCCGCGGGCGCCACCCCTGCCCTATTGAGGGTGCTGTCCTTGGACCTCTCACCACAATGCGGGAACCCTCGCCTCGGCCTTCTTGGGGACTTTCGCTGGTGCTCGTCCGACGTTGGGGCTCTGAAGGTTGGGGTTGCTGGGTTGGTGGGTCGGCGGACGACAGGAGGTCTTCGGAGGAAACTTTGCTTGGTTGGTACCAGGCGGGCGGCGACGACTTTTCGACTTCGTTTCTCCTTCTTGAAGGCACAGCCCAGAAGACCTCTAGTTTGTGTGTTCGTCGGCGTTGTGGAGGCTCTTTGTCACTCCGCTTGGCTCGGTGGTGTCGGGGCCATTGTCGCTTTAGGCGTCTGTTTTCTCCCGGAGTTCGGCGTTGTGGATCTTTGCTCGTGGCGAAGAATCGGAGCTGCCTCGTGTGGGGTGTGCGAGGCTTGGCAACGATGGCGCGCCGTGATCTTATTCCTTGCGTCGGTGTCTGGATTTAGGCGTCGTCGAGTTGCTTTGGCAGTGTGCGGCTCGTCTTGGGGAGTCGGAGCTGCTCGTCCCTTGTGTTTGAGCTTGGCAACAATGACTCTAGATGTGTTTGTGTGTGTGAGGCTGCTGTTGTCTAGGTGGTTTGTTAGGGCCTTCACCGGTTTTTCTACCGTGCGCCCTGTGTAG
- the LOC103635706 gene encoding phosphatidylinositol/phosphatidylcholine transfer protein SFH8: protein MGFLAGAMALFSAAPLTFSAALWRCTGYVPKMSAASCCATARELLWRWWCSEGAQGTTRPTASWWQQEASCRLADTTQIKDAEWSANWPIWKGILQQDMNHLYVVIQTTLFVVLVVFEVTSQMDRYIKYHVQEFDRAFRERFPACTLAAKRHIDSTTTILDVQGVGFKNFSRTARELVNRMQKIDSDYYPETLHQMFVVNAGSGFKWIWNSVKGFLDPKTSSKIHVLGSNYQSRLLEVIDSSELPEFLGGSCTCSDKGGCLGSNKGPWNDPYILKLIHNLEAGCMRETTKPVSEGGERSSSSFRLEQMKWQGMLSDTSNAESGSDVDDFGPSFVHKVSGYGCLTLVREEVKGTDCATYLSCDDQSHPDMVPEFYHGVQRTTEMVQKQMADFRQYSTNRRPHDLGILFSYHSG from the exons ATGGGCTTCCTGGCGGGGGCGATGGCACTCTTTTCCGCGGCGCCCCTGACCTTTTCTGCCGCCCTGTGGCGCTGCACCGGCTACGTCCCCAAGATGT CGGCGGCGAGCTGTTGCGCCACGGCTAGGGAATTGCTgtggcggtggtggtgctcggagGGCGCGCAGGGCACCACAAGACCTACTGCGTCGTGGTGGCAGCAGGAAGCGAG TTGCAGGCTTGCAGATACTACCCAGATCAAAGATGCAGAATGGAGCGCCAATTGGCCAATTTGGAAAGGTATCCTTCAGCAGGACATGAATCACCTTTATGTTGTTATTCAGACTACTCTTTTCGTGGTACTGGTAGTATTTGAAGTCACGAG TCAGATGGATCGCTACATCAAGTACCATGTCCAGGAGTTTGATAGGGCCTTCAGGGAGAGGTTCCCTGCCTGCACATTGGCTGCTAAGAGGCACATTGACTCCACCACTACCATCTTGGACGTCCAGGGTGTG GGGTTTAAGAATTTTTCCAGGACTGCTAGAGAACTTGTAAACCGAATGCAGAAGATTGATAGCGATTATTATCCTGAG ACACTCCACCAAATGTTTGTTGTGAACGCTGGCAGTGGATTCAAGTGGATCTGGAACAGTGTGAAGGGCTTCCTTGACCCAAAAACTTCATCCAAGATTCAT GTGCTCGGTTCGAACTACCAGAGTAGGCTTCTTGAAGTAATAGATTCGAG TGAGTTGCCAGAATTCCTTGGTGGTTCATGCACATGTAGTGACAAGGGTGGTTGCCTTGGATCGAACAAAGGGCCATGGAATGATCCTTATATATTGAAG CTGATCCACAATTTGGAAGCTGGATGTATGAGGGAAACCACCAAACCTGTTTCTGAGGGTGGAGAAAGAAGCAGCTCTTCCTTTCGGTTGGAACAGATGAAA TGGCAGGGCATGTTAAGCGATACATCAAATGCTGAATCAGGATCCGATGTTGATGATTTTGGTCCATCATTTGTTCATAAAGTTTCAGGCTATGGTTGCTTGACTCTGGTTCGTGAGGAG GTAAAGGGCACAGATTGTGCAACATACTTGAGCTGCGATGATCAAAGTCACCCGGATATGGTTCCTGAATTTTACCATGGAGTGCAACGAACTACTGAAATGGTGCAGAAACAAATGGCTGATTTCAGGCAATATTCCACCAACAGAAGGCCTCATGATTTAGGTATCTTATTTTCCTATCATTCCGGGTAA
- the LOC103637187 gene encoding uncharacterized protein: MLRAHHFPVVMRVSSSHNKSPSCVTCGILAPCRRALTRLFRVPAPANLSIRAFRFRSLRKAATRMSPRRRRRHRTFRSVRAVFWPLVPMSTAPATSTAEGEAARRAAPAPAPQTVVHETPVIAVAPVSSTETPAYMKVVARLRSERIAARGGGEDEDKEKEEEEEEACRSFESYLMEMLVEEGKARDLKDVEELLQCWERLRSPVFIELVWSFYGELCNDLFHARG, translated from the coding sequence ATGCTGCGCGCCCATCACTTTCCAGTAGTGATGCGGGTTTCCTCGTCTCATAACAAATCGCCTTCCTGCGTGACGTGCGGCATCCTCGCGCCATGCCGGCGTGCACTCACGCGGCTGTTCCGCGTCCCGGCGCCGGCTAACCTCTCCATCAGGGCCTTCCGCTTCCGTAGCCTCCGGAAGGCAGCGACCAGGATGAGCccgcgccgccgtcgccgccacaGGACGTTCCGGTCGGTGCGCGCTGTCTTCTGGCCGCTCGTCCCGATGTCGACCGCGCCGGCGACCTCTACAGCCGAAGGCGAGGCCGCGCGTAGAGCAGCACCGGCACCCGCACCGCAAACAGTGGTGCACGAGACTCCGGTCATCGCAGTCGCACCGGTGTCGTCCACAGAGACGCCAGCGTACATGAAGGTGGTGGCGCGGCTGCGGTCGGAGAGGATAGCTGCTAGGGGAGGCGGAgaggacgaagacaaagagaaggaggaggaggaggaggaggcgtgcCGGAGCTTCGAGAGCTATCTGATGGAGATGCTGGTGGAGGAGGGGAAAGCGAGGGACCTGAAGGACGTCGAGGAGCTCCTGCAATGCTGGGAGCGGCTCAGGTCACCAGTCTTCATCGAGCTGGTGTGGTCCTTCTATGGCGAGCTCTGCAATGACCTGTTCCACGCAAGGGGTTGA